In Fusarium oxysporum f. sp. lycopersici 4287 chromosome 12, whole genome shotgun sequence, one DNA window encodes the following:
- a CDS encoding hypothetical protein (At least one base has a quality score < 10), whose translation MPSPGEPIAVIGSACRFPGGASSPSKLWSLLQSPKDCLRDFPKDRLNLEAFYNKDGEHHGATDVCNKGYLLEEDSRLFDASFFNVNPAEADGMDPQQRLTLETVYESLEAAGYTIEEMQGSLTAVYLGVMTGDYHDIQSRDPEIINRYHPTGTSKSILSNRVSYYFDLRGPSVTMDTACSSSLAALHFATQSLRSGESTTAIAIGVNLIFDAAGYVAESKLHMLSPTSRSRMWDAGADGYARGEGVASVILKPLSEAIRCGDHIECIVRETGMNSDGRTTGITMPSAAAQSALIRRTYQNAGLDPIKDRPQYFEAHGTGTLAGDPVEARAIRQSFFADDATAPEDAEKLYCGSIKTVIGHTEGCAGLAGLLKASLAVQNATIPPNLLFNTLNPSIKPFYDRLQVPTAAMPWPEVHSGPRRVSLNSFGFGGTNVHAIVENYEPAASETAAVPEKFVGPLVISAETESSLATTVGKYADFIRANPDVNLEDVAFVTQTRRSVFSRRAFFSGETRDKLLVFLDSAVETSKTGAEIGIQAPGSSSEPPAILGIFTGQGAQWASMGRTMIETSSQFRESIQKCQDALRDIPDAPKWSLMDELMASDETSRIGEAAISQPLCTATQIAIVDVLASAGVHFDAVVGHSSGEISAVYAAGLLSATDAMRIAYYRGLYAKHASGPSGAPGSMMAVGMGSEDATAFCDQEQFKGRISLAASNSPSSATISGDEDAILEAKGILEEQKTFARLLKVDTAYHSHHMRACADPYLESLKACNITVNPPSSNCIWVSSVYGNADMLDDEDDLSALAGQYWIDNMVRPVLFSEALECSLWRAGPFSLSLEIGPHPALKGPASQTMKTALGHVLPYATFLRRGYDDVEAFSGGIGYVWAYLGTHVDFAGYYKAIHGPEASKPRMIKGLPSYTWNHNKVHWKESRISRRYRLAEKAPHELLGRRTPDDSEFEIRWRNILRLNELPWIRGHAFQGMALFPTSGYMAMAIQAAMEIAGSRPVKLVEIRDLVIPRALTIEENNPGIESIFSVKKIGGHVDEDVFYGEFSCHTCPAEVEATLERNCTGLITIDFGEPSDYDLPPRALGKSGITPVDTQEYYDSLLNIGLNYQGLFRGLKSVQRTMGYATTKATWDKSEVGDQYVMHPGPLDVAFHSIIAAMCTPLSGALWAPYLPVKIDRLAIAPNTNYEGVPGEINFDVDTFITETTSNTFRGDVHIISPDGKTGLQAEGLTLKLFTEASSSDDRHMFSKTIWRADILDSSENLDEINPDEQELDLAEAIDRTSFYFIRKTFDHLSDTDVQDWKWFHQAFYKAAKEVLQETRDEKHPTAQKEWFDDTEELIQEYKDKYPEQADLKLIHAVAENLVGVMTSDTQLLEVMLVDNMLSNLYTDGRAMQPLNRIVAELFQNLSHRYPRLNILEIGAGTGGTTNSVLNAIGDTYGRYTYTDISAGFFEAAKTRFHAHSKHLEYKVLDIENDPTGQGILEGSQDVVLAANVLHATRNLNETMTNVRKLLKPGGYLIMVEVTGYYLQMMFLMGGLPGWWLGVDEGRARGPGIGLTEWDEILRDSGFTGADKYVTDLPDSLKHVCSVLVSQAADERVTMLQEPLSFLDEIPLEQRLLIIGGKTLPISRIVKSIQRLASRVADQVTVVDSIDSLSDKHLSSETSVICLTELEKPIFSTPMTSSRLSNLQSLFSHSSHVLWLTAGRLDENPYANMTIGLGRAIINELPQLNLQFLDLPKASSVDAKMVVEAFLKLKLAKSAEFTKTPILWSTEPEVLLRDGLVTIPRVVPDQERNNRLNSQRRKITKEVSLSQTEVVLTDTEGGLCLEEKAPWAKSLTGDGITTIQVEHSLSLPFCEDDARVLCIGKSEGKVTMAITPRHSSTVSGPATDAFVVAEAEPTHEQTDLMVGMALNLTASLILSSIPSAAPSTGDGNVLIYGASTDIQSALTAQTSRKLVFASSEVHSDSIFIHPRASIRTIQHVLPRGISQFVDLSEKTDDKIKQHLSHLFETINFKPSHALASNTAQLLETAYHFSRQSHLSSPTAAVSVQDITSLPALDLTRTIIDWTNPQPVSVTIRPISGQGLFSNDKTYLMVGLVSDFGRSLCCWMVENGAKYIVLTSRRAQVDQLWLQEMEDLGAIVRVYPMDVSKRDSVQSVCDSVKNLPPVGGVCNGALVLKDQLFVKMEPDALSDVFAPKVDGTIHLSDIFSEPTLDFFVLFSSMSSVVGNAGQSNYNAASLFQAAIAQQRREKGLAASVMALGMVADVGYIAAKGPTLMERLKKAFYMPISESDAHQIFAEAVAASKPGVTDDDTIEMVSGIQPFNYTASTKGSTSLGQQPSLLTLFGETEQQEEVKQEKELERVEKLSYAQSRLWFLSQFSKDDTSYNCVYVYKATGNIQIARLKRAVSTVANHHDSLRTCFFTRPGSGEPVQGLLASARDYLKHVKDEDGHALEHETKTWRNHVWQLSDGDILRVILVTHGPEEHSLIIAYHHIAMDGVSMHLFLRDLNAVYMGHKLNSSPKQYMDISVEERRAVESGQMDDRISYWTKLHSPSAGTLPLFPFARVKSRPIPKTYHNVESLIDIGSELSDQIKRASQSLRITPFYFYLAALQTLFNKLLGVEDICIGVTDANRSESSLQTIGFFLNLLPLRFDIQKDVRFSDLVMRTARHYRTAQTNIGVPFDVILDKANVPRESTSTPLFQVAMNYRQGNFSKIPLGGSNLQFKDGFDAQSPYDLAFSVTPNNDTTYVQVVAREDLYTREGTDTLLSTYLALLHDASRDVSKTLETISLYDQTGIDKALSLGYGDMVDYEWPSTLTEKVDEAIKRSPHDAAVKDADGQLTCEELAVRVNSLASTIQSQLQPGSRVAVLCEPTACWVISMLAIIRSGCVYVPLDGKLPDERLKVILQAVRPDLILCESSTKERAYHLSNGAPVLSLTDMPNSTEAITAANLESENETTFVLFTSGSTGTPKGIRLSSRGIINYVATKSLKLSLRREVVLQQSALGFDMSLAQAFMALALGGTLVIAPCESRGDPFALSKLMTDERVTFTLGTPTEYLMLIRHGGQTVKAMQSWRHATSGGEAITAQLKTALKTLQHPPALTDCYGPTEISCCATMKMIDLDNDGDDSVYSSVGPANPNTSIYILDENGHVVPQGLTGEICVGGVGVALGYLDEKSTSQKFVPNPFATAEHTEKWWTTMYRTGDKGLIRADGDLQFMGRMDGDTTVKLRGLRVDLDDVANVMLQRFNDSLEDVVVTVRGDPAFLVAHVVLTPGPSMDTSKLQELASTLPLPQYMRPALVIELEKLPLNSSGKVDRRAIAALPLPTTPASCEPLKKVSDRKPTLGEGELRLIWHNVLSQAGLVNRTRLEPDTDFFRVGGNSLLLVRLRSAIEISMGVTLPLSDMYRFSTLAGMAGLITQQKGSENVPEVIDWEAETTLPLSIDLKYSSDTIPIKTESGLEILMTGSTSFLGKQILQSLLSRPSVARIHCIAVDPDSEVSHLKDDRVTVYPGSLSEPMLGLKRETYQHLQATVDTIILAGSQGHCLNNYSTLRAPNVESTRQMGLFALGRRMDQKGSQQPNGQVKYS comes from the exons ATGCCATCCCCAGGCGAGCCCATTGCCGTAATCGGCTCAGCCTGCCGCTTTCCCGGCGGCGCATCCTCTCCCTCCAAACTCTGGTCCCTCCTCCAATCCCCCAAAGACTGCCTCCGCGACTTCCCCAAAGACCgcctcaaccttgaagcCTTCTACAACAAAGATGGCGAGCATCACGGCGCCACTGACGTCTGCAACAAAGGCTAccttctcgaagaagacAGTCGCTTGTTTGACGCGTCGTTCTTCAATGTCAACCCCGCTGAGGCTGATGGTATGGATCCGCAGCAGAGATTGACGCTTGAGACGGTTTATGAATCGCTTGAGGCGGCGGGGTATACTATTGAGGAGATGCAGGGGTCTTTGACGGCGGTTTATCTGGGTGTTATGACGGGTGATTATCATGATATTCAGTCGAGAGATCCTGAGATTATCAATCGGTATCATCCGACGGGGACATCAAAGAGTATTCTCTCAAACCGGGTGTCGTACTACTTTGATCTTCGTGGACCATCAGTTACGATGGACACAGCGTGTTCGTCATCACTCGCAGCACTACACTTTGCAACACAATCTCTTCGTAGCGGTGAATCAACCACCGCTATAGCCATCGGTGTCAATCTTATCTTTGATGCCGCCGGCTACGTCGCTGAATCTAAGCTTCACATGCTGAGTCCTACATCACGCAGTCGAATGTGGGATGCTGGAGCCGATGGCTACGCTCGTGGCGAGGGTGTCGCATCTGTCATTCTCAAGCCTCTTTCCGAAGCTATCCGCTGTGGCGATCACATCGAGTGCATCGTCCGTGAGACGGGTATGAACAGCGATGGTCGTACCACCGGTATCACTATGCCTTCCGCAGCGGCACAGTCAGCATTGATCCGTCGAACGTATCAAAATGCTGGGTTAGATCCTATCAAAGATCGACCGCAGTATTTTGAGGCTCACGGCACGGGTACTCTCGCTGGTGACCCGGTTGAGGCACGCGCTATTCGTCAGTCATTCTTTGCTGACGATGCAACGGCACCGGAAGATGCGGAGAAGCTTTACTGTGGCTCTATCAAGACGGTCATCGGTCATACAGAAGGCTGCGCTGGTTTGGCTGGCTTGCTCAAGGCATCTCTGGCAGTGCAGAACGCAACCATTCCGCCCAATCTACTCTTCAACACGCTGAACCCGTCCATCAAGCCCTTTTACGATCGACTCCAGGTTCCTACTGCAGCAATGCCATGGCCAGAAGTCCACAGCGGTCCCAGACGAGTCAGTCTGAACAGCTTCGGCTTCGGAGGCACCAACGTCCACGCTATTGTTGAGAACTACGAACCCGCCGCATCCGAGACAGCTGCAGTGCCTGAGAAGTTCGTTGGTCCTCTAGTGATCTCTGCCGAGACTGAGTCTTCTCTCGCCACAACGGTTGGGAAGTACGCCGACTTCATCCGGGCCAATCCAGATGTCAACCTGGAAGACGTGGCGTTCGTCACACAGACCCGCCGAAGCGTCTTTAGTCGACGGGCTTTTTTCTCCGGCGAGACCAGAGACAAGCTTCTCGTGTTCCTTGACTCAGCTGTTGAGACATCAAAGACAGGTGCTGAGATTGGCATCCAAGCACCAGGGTCATCTTCTGAGCCACCGGCTATTCTTGGCATCTTCACCGGCCAGGGAGCGCAGTGGGCATCCATGGGTAGAACCATGATTGAGACGTCTTCTCAGTTTCGGGAGTCGATACAGAAGTGTCAAGATGCTCTGCGTGACATTCCTGATGCGCCAAAGTGGTCTCTCATGGATGAGCTAATGGCATCTGATGAGACTTCTCGCATTGGTGAGGCTGCTATCTCTCAGCCTCTGTGTACAGCGACTCAGATCGCAATCGTGGATGTTCTTGCGTCCGCGGGTGTTCACTTCGATGCTGTCGTCGGCCATTCATCAGGCGAGATCTCTGCTGTTTACGCTGCAGGTCTACTCTCAGCTACTGATGCAATGCGCATTGCCTACTACCGAGGTCTCTACGCCAAACACGCCTCTGGACCATCTGGTGCTCCAGGATCCATGATGGCTGTGGGTATGGGCTCTGAAGACGCAACAGCCTTCTGCGATCAGGAGCAGTTCAAGGGACGAATTAGCCTTGCTGCGAGCAACTCTCCGTCCAGCGCTACTATTTCTGGCGATGAGGACGCTATCTTGGAAGCGAAGGGGATTCTGGAGGAGCAGAAAACCTTTGCCCGTCTCCTAAAGGTTGATACGGCTTATCACTCGCATCATATGAGAGCTTGTGCAGACCCATATCTTGAGTCGCTCAAAGCTTGCAACATTACTGTCAACCCTCCTTCCAGTAACTGTATCTGGGTCTCTTCTGTCTACGGAAACGCAGATATgcttgatgacgaggatgatctTTCGGCTTTGGCGGGGCAGTACTGGATCGACAACATGGTTCGCCCGGTACTCTTCTCCGAAGCACTGGAGTGCTCACTCTGGAGGGCTGGCCCCTTCAGCCTCTCGCTCGAGATCGGTCCTCACCCAGCTCTGAAGGGTCCGGCTTCACAAACAATGAAGACTGCTCTGGGTCACGTCCTTCCGTATGCTACGTTCCTGAGACGTGGATacgatgatgtcgaagcaTTCTCGGGTGGAATCGGCTACGTCTGGGCCTATCTCGGAACTCATGTAGACTTTGCTGGGTACTACAAAGCGATCCATGGACCTGAAGCCAGCAAGCCAAGGATGATCAAAGGACTCCCATCTTACACGTGGAATCACAACAAGGTCCACTGGAAAGAGTCCCGAATCTCTCGTCGTTACCGTCTCGCTGAGAAAGCTCCACACGAACTTCTCGGTCGTCGCACTCCAGATGATTCAGAGTTTGAGATCCGCTGGCGCAACATCCTCCGTCTCAATGAACTTCCCTGGATTCGCGGTCATGCTTTTCAGGGAATGGCTCTCTTCCCGACGTCAGGATACATGGCTATGGCTATCCAAGCCGCCATGGAGATTGCTGGATCAAGACCTGTCAAGCTTGTGGAGATCCGAGACCTTGTTATCCCTCGGGCGCTGACCATTGAGGAGAACAATCCTGGTATTGAGTCTATCTTCTCTGTCAAAAAGATTGGCGGCCATGTTGACGAGGATGTTTTCTACGGAGAGTTCTCTTGCCATACTTGTCCCGCCGAAGTTGAAGCAACCCTGGAGAGGAACTGCACCGGTTTGATCACCATTGACTTTGGTGAGCCTTCGGACTATGATCTTCCACCGCGAGCACTTGGAAAGTCGGGTATTACACCTGTCGACACCCAGGAGTATTATGACTCACTTCTCAACATTGGTCTCAACTATCAGGGTCTCTTCCGAGGTCTCAAGTCTGTTCAGCGAACCATGGGATACGCTACGACAAAGGCAACCTGGGACAAGTCCGAAGTGGGCGACCAGTATGTCATGCACCCAGGACCTTTGGACGTTGCATTCCACTCCATTATCGCTGCTATGTGTACACCTCTCAGTGGAGCTCTTTGGGCACCGTACCTACCTGTCAAGATTGATAGGCTGGCGATTGCTCCAAACACCAACTACGAGGGAGTACCAGGCGAGATCAACTTTGACGTTGATACTTTCATTACCGAGACAACGTCCAACACCTTCAGAGGAGATGTACATATCATCAGCCCCGATGGTAAGACTGGTTTGCAAGCTGAAGGTCTCACCTTGAAGCTGTTCACCGAGGCAAGCTCCTCTGATGATCGACACATGTTCTCCAAGACAATCTGGCGCGCTGATATCTTGGACTCTTCCGAGAATCTCGATGAGATCAACCCTGATGAGCAAGAACTTGACCTTGCCGAAGCCATTGACCGCACGTCTTTCTACTTCATCAGGAAGACCTTTGATCACCTGTCAGACACGGACGTACAGGACTGGAAGTGGTTCCATCAAGCCTTCTACAAGGCTGCGAAGGAGGTTCTCCAGGAGACGAGGGATGAGAAGCACCCAACTGCGCAGAAGGAGTGGTTTGATGATACCGAAGAGTTAATCCAGGAGTACAAGGACAAGTATCCTGAGCAAGCTGATCTTAAGCTCATTCACGCTGTGGCCGAGAACCTCGTTGGCGTCATGACATCCGACACCCAGCTCTTGGAGGTCATGCTTGTCGATAACATGTTGAGCAACCTCTACACCGACGGCAGAGCCATGCAACCTCTCAACAGAATTGTCGCAGAGCTTTTCCAGAATTTGTCCCATCGATACCCTcgtctcaacatccttgagATCGGAGCTGGCACAGGTGGAACGACGAACTCAGTCCTCAACGCCATTGGAGACACATATGGTCGATACACGTACACCGACATCTCAGCTGGATTCTTCGAAGCCGCCAAAACTCGCTTCCATGCACACAGCAAGCATCTCGAATACAAGGTCCTCGACATTGAGAACGACCCAACAGGCCAAGGCATTCTCGAAGGTAGTCAGGATGTCGTTCTAGCCGCCAACGTCCTCCACGCCACTCGCAACCTCAACGAAACCATGACCAACGTTCGCAAACTTCTCAAGCCTGGTGGCTATCTTATAATGGTTGAAGTCACAGGCTACTATCTCCAAATGATGTTTCTTATGGGTGGTTTGCCTGGTTGGTGGCTTGGCGTCGATGAGGGAAGAGCTCGTGGTCCGGGAATTGGGTTGACGGAGTGGGATGAGATTCTCCGAGATTCGGGCTTTACGGGAGCGGATAAGTATGTTACTGACTTGCCTGACTCTCTCAAGCATGTGTGCTCTGTGCTCGTATCGCAAGCCGCTGATGAGAGGGTCACGATGCTCCAGGAGCCGCTGTCGTTCCTCGACGAGATTCCACTGGAACAGCGACTTCTCATCATTGGTGGCAAGACTCTACCCATCTCTCGAATCGTCAAGAGCATTCAGCGCCTTGCATCCCGAGTCGCAGATCAAGTTACGGTCGTCGACAGTATCGACTCCCTATCAGACAAGCATCTCAGCAGTGAAACATCAGTCATCTGTCTCACCGAACTCGAAAAGCCCATCTTCTCTACTCCCATGACCTCTTCGCGTCTTAGCAACCTCCAGTCTCTGTTCTCCCACTCATCACACGTCCTCTGGCTCACAGCAGGTCGTCTCGATGAGAACCCATACGCCAATATGACAATCGGGCTTGGGCGCGCTATCATCAACGAGCTGCCTCAATTGAACCTTCAGTTCCTTGATCTTCCCAAAGCCTCGAGTGTTGATGCGAAGATGGTGGTTGAGGCGTTCTTGAAACTCAAGCTTGCCAAGTCAGCTGAGTTTACCAAGACACCGATCTTGTGGAGTACAGAGCCGGAGGTGCTACTGAGGGACGGTCTTGTGACGATTCCCAGGGTGGTGCCTGACCAAGAGAGGAATAATCGGTTGAACTctcagaggaggaagattACCAAAGAGGTTTCTCTGAGCCAGACGGAAGTTGTTCTGACCGATACTGAGGGCGGTCTCTGTCTTGAGGAAAAGGCACCTTGGGCCAAGTCCCTCACTGGTGACGGCATTACCACCATCCAAGTGGAGCACTCACTTTCACTTCCATTCTGCGAGGATGACGCACGAGTTCTTTGCATCGGCAAGAGTGAGGGTAAAGTCACCATGGCCATCACTCCTCGCCACAGCTCAACAGTCTCAGGCCCAGCAACAGATGCATTTGTCGTTGCTGAGGCGGAGCCTACACACGAACAGACTGACCTGATGGTCGGTATGGCTCTCAACTTGACTGCATCCCTCATCCTTTCGAGCATCCCATCAGCTGCACCTAGCACTGGAGATGGCAACGTTCTGATCTACGGTGCAAGCACTGACATACAGAGTGCCCTTACCGCCCAAACCTCTCGCAAACTCGTCTTTGCCAGCTCTGAGGTCCACTCCGACTCGATTTTCATCCACCCCAGAGCATCCATACGAACCATTCAGCATGTCCTCCCTCGAGGTATCAGTCAATTCGTCGATCTCTCCGAGAAGACCgacgacaagatcaagcagcACCTTTCTCACCTGTTTGAGACCATCAACTTCAAGCCCAGTCATGCATTGGCCTCCAACACTGCTCAATTGCTTGAGACTGCTTATCACTTCAGCCGCCAATCACACCTCTCGTCACCGACAGCGGCCGTCTCTGTCCAAGACATCACCTCTCTTCCAGCCCTCGACCTCACGCGCACTATCATCGACTGGACCAACCCCCAGCCCGTTAGCGTTACCATCCGCCCCATCAGCGGGCAAGGCCTCTTCTCCAACGACAAGACCTACCTCATGGTCGGTCTTGTCTCAGACTTTGGTCGCTCGCTCTGTTGTTGGATGGTCGAGAACGGTGCCAAGTACATCGTCCTCACCAGTCGCAGAGCACAGGTCGACCAGCTCTGGCTTCAAGAGATGGAAGATTTGGGCGCCATTGTCAGAGTTTACCCCATGGATGTATCCAAACGTGACTCTGTACAGTCTGTCTGCGATTCTGTCAAGAATCTCCCCCctgttggtggtgtttgCAACGGTGCACTTGTTCTGAAGGATCAGCTGTTCGTTAAGATGGAGCCTGATGCACTGAGCGATGTGTTTGCACCCAAGGTTGATGGAACCATCCATCTAAGCGACATATTCTCAGAGCCGACTCTCGACTTCTTCGTCTTGTTCTCGTCGATGAGTTCTGTTGTTGGAAACGCTGGTCAGTCCAACTACAACGCTGCGTCTCTATTCCAAGCAGCCATCGCTCAGCAGAGACGTGAAAAGGGTCTTGCCGCTTCGGTCATGGCTTTGGGCATGGTCGCCGATGTTGGATACATCGCTGCAAAGGGCCCAACACTTATGGAGCGGCTGAAGAAGGCTTTTTACATGCCTATTTCGGAGTCTGATGCTCATCAGATCTTTGCTGAAGCTGTCGCGGCTAGCAAGCCTGGAGTGACTGATGACGACACGATAGAAATGGTCTCAGGTATCCAGCCTTTCAACTACACGGCGTCGACTAAAGGCTCGACCTCCTTGGGTCAACAACCCTCGCTTCTCACACTTT TTGGGGAAACGGAGCAGCAAGAGGAGGTCAAGCAGGAAAAGGAGTTAGAACGAGTGGAGAAGCTGTCGTATGCTCAGTCGAG GTTATGGTTTCTAAGTCAGTTCTCCAAAGATGATACCTCGTACAACTGCGTCTACGTGTATAAAGCCACTGGAAACATCCAGATTGCACGACTGAAGAGGGCCGTATCCACTGTGGCAAATCACCATGACTCGTTGAGAACGTGTTTCTTTACCCGACCGGGAAGCGGCGAGCCTGTTCAAGGCCTGCTTGCTTCAGCGAGAGACTACCTCAAGcatgtcaaggatgaagatggtcaCGCTTTGGAACATGAGACTAAGACCTGGCGAAACCATGTTTGGCAACTCTCTGATGGAGATATTCTCAGAGTCATACTTGTCACTCATGGACCTGAAGAGCACTCCCTCATTATCGCCTACCATCACATTGCTATGGATGGCGTGAGCATGCATCTCTTCCTGCGAGATCTCAACGCCGTATACATGGGACACAAGCTCAATTCGTCACCGAAGCAGTACATGGACATCTCAGTCGAGGAACGAAGGGCCGTCGAGAGCGGCCAGATGGACGACAGGATCTCGTACTGGACCAAATTGCACTCACCAAGTGCAGGCACTCTTCCACTATTCCCATTCGCTCGTGTCAAGTCACGGCCTATTCCCAAGACGTATCATAACGTCGAGTCTCTCATCGACATTGGAAGCGAGCTCTCGGACCAGATCAAGCGAGCAAGCCAGTCTCTGCGTATCACTCCTTTCTACTTTTACCTTGCCGCGCTGCAAACACTCTTCAACAAGCTTTTGGGTGTGGAGGACATCTGTATCGGTGTCACAGATGCGAACCGCAGCGAAAGTAGCTTACAGACCATCGGCTTCTTCCTGAACTTACTGCCCCTTCGCTTCGACATTCAGAAGGATGTGAGGTTCTCAGATCTAGTGATGAGAACAGCTCGGCATTATCGAACAGCACAAACCAACATCGGAGTTCCTTTTGATGTCATTCTCGACAAGGCGAACGTCCCTCGAGAGTCAACCAGTACACCACTCTTCCAAGTCGCCATGAACTATCGACAAGGAAACTTCTCCAAAATCCCGCTTGGTGGAAGCAACCTACAGTTCAAGGATGGCTTTGATGCTCAAAGTCCTTACGATCTTGCTTTTAGTGTTACGCCCAACAATGACACGACTTACGTACAAGTTGTTGCAAGAGAAGATTTGTATACAAGAGAAGGAACCGACACTCTATTATCTACATATCTGGCATTGTTGCACGATGCATCGCGAGATGTAAGCAAGACGTTGGAGACCATCAGCCTTTACGATCAAACCGGTATCGACAAGGCACTATCGCTTGGGTATGGGGATATGGTGGACTACGAATGGCCCTCAACGCTAACAGAGAAGGTGGATGAGGCTATCAAGAGGAGCCCTCATGATGCCGCTGTCAAAGATGCCGATGGTCAGCTCACCTGTGAAGAACTTGCGGTCAGGGTCAACAGCCTTGCCTCAACCATCCAGTCTCAGCTCCAGCCTGGTTCACGGGTAGCTGTTCTCTGCGAGCCGACCGCATGTTGGGTCATCTCCATGTTGGCCATCATCCGTTCAGGTTGCGTCTATGTTCCTTTGGATGGCAAGTTGCCTGATGAGCGACTGAAGGTCATTCTCCAGGCTGTCAGACCTGATCTGATACTCTGCGAAAGCTCTACCAAGGAGCGTGCTTACCATCTCTCCAATGGGGCGCCTGTCCTTTCGTTGACTGACATGCCCAACTCGACCGAGGCCATTACTGCAGCAAACCTAGAGAGTGAGAATGAAACGACTTTCGTCCTTTTCACAAGCGGTTCGACAGGTACGCCAAAGGGTATCAGACTCTCTTCACGGGGAATCATCAACTATGTCGccaccaagagcttgaagctctctCTCCGTCGAGAGGTTGTTCTTCAGCAGAGTGCTCTTGGCTTCGACATGTCCCTTGCCCAAGCTTTCATGGCTCTCGCACTTGGTGGTACACTGGTAATAGCGCCTTGTGAAAGTCGTGGTGATCCTTTCGCCTTGAGTAAGCTCATGACTGATGAGCGAGTCACATTCACGTTGGGAACTCCCACTGAGTATCTCATGCTCATTCGACATGGAGGTCAAACTGTGAAGGCAATGCAATCTTGGCGACACGCGACTTCTGGTGGTGAAGCCATCACTGCTCAGCTGAAGACGGCTTTAAAGACGTTGCAACATCCTCCAGCTCTCACCGATTGTTACGGGCCCACTGAGATCTCATGCTGCGCTACCATGAAGATGATTGACCTCGACAATGATGGAGACGACAGTGTTTACTCATCTGTTGGTCCAGCGAACCCCAACACTTCCATCTACAttcttgatgagaatggGCACGTCGTTCCGCAGGGACTCACCGGTGAGATCTGCGTTGGCGGCGTTGGCGTTGCGCTCGGCTATCTCGACGAGAAGTCAACCTCGCAGAAGTTTGTGCCGAACCCGTTTGCGACAGCTGAGCATACTGAAAAGTGGTGGACTACGATGTATCGTACTGGAGACAAGGGCCTCATCCGTGCTGATGGCGATCTTCAGTTCATGGGCCGTATGGACGGTGATACGACTGTCAAGCTTCGTGGGCTACGcgtcgatcttgatgatgtcgcCAACGTCATGCTACAGCGTTTCAATGATTCTCTCGAGGATGTTGTTGTCACTGTCCGTGGTGATCCAGCTTTCCTCGTTGCGCATGTTGTGCTGACCCCGGGACCTTCTATGGATACCTCGAAATTGCAAGAGTTGGCGAGTACCTTGCCACTTCCTCAGTACATGAGACCTGCATTGGTCATAGAATTGGAGAAGCTGCCGTTGAATAGCAGTGGAAAGGTTGATCGTCGTGCTATAGCAGCCTTGCCTCTACCTACAACACCCGCATCATGTGAGCCTTTGAAGAAGGTATCGGACCGAAAGCCAACGCTTGGTGAAGGAGAGTTGAGACTCATTTGGCACAACGTACTATCTCAAGCGGGACTTGTCAACAGAACGAGACTTGAGCCTGACACAGATTTCTTCCGCGTTGGTGGCAACTCCCTACTTCTCGTCAGGCTCCGAAGTGCAATTGAGATCTCGATGGGCGTTACGCTGCCTCTCAGCGACATGTACCGCTTTAGCACGCTGGCCGGAATGGCGGGTTTGATTACGCAGCAGAAGGGCTCTGAAAATGTGCCTGAGGTGATTGACTGGGAGGCCGAGACAACTTTACCTCTGTCTATCGACTTGAAGTACTCAAGCGATACAATTCCTATCAAGACAGAGTCTGGTCTTGAGATTCTCATGACTGGCTCAACATCATTTCTGGGGAAGCAGATCCTCCAGTCTCTCTTGAGCCGACCGTCAGTCGCACGCATCCACTGCATCGCTGTTGACCCAGACTCTGAGGTCAGCCACCTCAAGGATGATCGCGTCACGGTGTATCCTGGCAGCCTGAGTGAACCCATGCTGGGACTCAAAAGAGAAACGTACCAGCACCTTCAAGCAACTGTCGACACTATCATTCTCGCGGGATCTCAAGGGCATTGTCTCAACAACTATTCAACCCTTCGTGCACCTAACGTGGAGTCGACGCGACAGATGGGTCTCTTCGCTCTTGGTCGCCGG ATGGATCAGAAGGGTTCACAGCAGCCAAATGGGCAGGTGAAGTATTCCTAG